The Huiozyma naganishii CBS 8797 chromosome 1, complete genome genome window below encodes:
- the KNAG0A07040 gene encoding uncharacterized protein (similar to Saccharomyces cerevisiae MOT3 (YMR070W); ancestral locus Anc_2.533): MAMYHYQHAPQHTILPPIEKYLQHQPINQMNNCNNNGVYASHYMQCMLPIVQGVKNINVPCTTTVRGYPSTMGVSGPHDNMYSLRDTAYPVSSTGQVIQPAGVNLGYQHNIITPLLPKTVLFSGYPQIINDQSQSQGTPPFLAYNPQSQQFYQRPYQHREYMQQGVPAARTPCSFETIRSDSNGMHSPLGSVSSIEASPSSTSQPVQLPTEEEEGKSTPMLTLTRNPKPKRKASARGKGRTPKPPTMTSYPCPQCPKSFQRSAWLKRHSITHTNSHPFKCVWCKSEHKRRDNMFKHMKLKHMNLLMKVIRNYYPLAEFEGKDLKGLLADGRLHKEDVKRVLVDIVNPTRDTT, from the coding sequence ATGGCAATGTATCACTATCAGCATGCACCACAACATACGATCCTACCACCAATAGAGAAGTATTTGCAACATCAACCTATCAACCAAATGAACAATTGTAATAATAACGGGGTATATGCAAGCCACTATATGCAATGTATGTTGCCCATCGTCCAAGGAGTGAAGAATATCAATGTGCCGTGTACAACTACCGTCCGGGGGTACCCATCGACAATGGGAGTGTCCGGTCCACACGATAACATGTACAGTTTGAGAGACACGGCATACCCTGTGTCCTCTACAGGTCAAGTCATACAACCCGCAGGTGTCAACCTCGGGTACCAGCATAATATAATAACGCCTCTACTCCCCAAAACGGTACTGTTTAGCGGGTACCCTCAGATAATAAACGACCAATCCCAGAGTCAGGGAACACCCCCCTTCTTAGCGTATAACCCTCAATCGCAGCAGTTTTACCAGAGACCATATCAACACCGAGAATACATGCAACAGGGAGTCCCCGCAGCACGCACACCTTGTAGTTTTGAAACAATACGCTCGGATTCCAACGGGATGCATTCCCCTCTAGGTAGTGTCAGTTCCATCGAAGCAAGCCCGTCGTCGACGTCACAACCGGTCCAACTGCCGAccgaagaggaggaaggcAAGTCGACCCCCATGTTGACATTGACTAGGAACCCCAAACCGAAACGTAAAGCCTCCGCCAGGGGCAAGGGGAGGACCCCTAAACCACCGACCATGACGAGTTACCCATGCCCACAGTGTCCCAAGAGTTTCCAAAGGTCCGCGTGGTTGAAGAGACATAGCATAACACACACGAACTCGCACCCTTTCAAGTGCGTCTGGTGCAAGAGCGAACACAAGAGGCGGGACAACATGTTCAAGCACATGAAGTTGAAGCACATGAACCTTCTGATGAAAGTGATCAGGAACTACTACCCTCTCGCAGAGTTTGAGGGGAAGGACTTGAAGGGCCTATTAGCGGACGGCAGACTCCATAAAGAAGATGTTAAGAGGGTACTGGTAGATATCGTCAACCCCACGCGAGACACTACTTAG
- the KNAG0A07050 gene encoding uncharacterized protein translates to MRTKRRRRPRSQNFAASGPIRGCGPGTCSPPPPLPPPGPGLGGCTAESTGHGLSLRRFLPPWRGRSDACAWAGVDAATEQVRHLSYWHGGECVSKWTKNNDTALGCVLREVWLMVETGSVFFLSPVCMFLVIREPQVIYLYSGSDAISSATVFC, encoded by the coding sequence atGCGGACAAAACGCCGTCGCCGTCCCCGTTCCCAGAATTTCGCAGCCTCCGGGCCAATCAGAGGCTGTGGCCCCGGGACGTgttcccccccccctccaCTCCCCCCGCCGGGCCCGGGCCTAGGCGGGTGCACCGCAGAGAGCACCGGGCACGGCCTCTCCCTGCGCAGGTTTCTCCCACCCTGGCGTGGGCGCAGTGACGCGTGTGCGTGGGCTGGTGTTGATGCTGCTACAGAGCAGGTACGTCACTTGTCGTATTGGCACGGAGGTGAGTGTGTTTCGAAGTGGACAAAGAACAATGATACCGCACTAGGATGCGTATTGAGGGAGGTATGGTTGATGGTTGAAACTGGCTCTGTGTTTTTTTTATCTCCTGTATGTATGTTTCTCGTGATTCGAGAACCCCAGGTAATATATTTGTATTCTGGATCCGATGCGATAAGCTCTGCAACGGTTTTTTGCTGA
- the IXR1 gene encoding DNA-binding transcription repressor IXR1 (similar to Saccharomyces cerevisiae IXR1 (YKL032C) and ABF2 (YMR072W); ancestral locus Anc_2.535), whose translation MQMSGVNTGKPDESGSNLGGMVNNPAVNNGLGLGHEQSSVNALQYQQQLDADDAQYVGHSQGQHSPQNLNQSLPGQHQTGHIQQHQQQQQRQPNVAQQYANSAAYMHAQYQQSPQQSIYYQNAMNSGNAAQQQAAMNQYAQAIPADFGYMQSTQQGQQPTGNNPNYNQQQFSELMYNSFLSQLSQKQPQASSVQGQQGQGQHGQQNQSPPQQQQQQHQQSQQQMGMGNSHLNPATAAAVAAAAAAGTSPAFMSPSVQRYYQNSMGNYGSMMDTTGMSLLQQQQYQQQQQQHQQQQHHQQAQQQRQQALLQQQQMRLSPEAQQQELVQQTSGRGHHQQQANRRGHGQQKTMQLHPGKAIKKLSTTQSRIEKRKQLKKQGPKRPSSAYFLFSMSIRNDLLQQYPDAKVPELSKLASARWKELTDDQKKPFYDEFRTNWDKYRVLRDEYENTLPPKRPSGPFIQFTQEIRPTIVKENPEKNLIEITKLIGERWRSLDPVEKTRYTDTYKLKLKEWEKCYPTDGDAMPVTFSPTQNMTLQAATDLNVDESNDTKNPLVSSAMKSLADLPTPNTNSGSGVTSPSHVQLSHQMGDPDLGSKGSSASPVSDQVDGTNSGNSMEHTGGDTLSPGAADHQLSMNREPDLKTE comes from the coding sequence atgCAAATGTCTGGAGTTAACACAGGTAAACCAGACGAATCTGGCAGTAATCTAGGCGGAATGGTCAATAACCCAGCTGTCAACAACGGATTGGGCCTCGGTCACGAACAATCCTCCGTCAATGCGTTGCAGTATCAACAACAGCTGGACGCAGATGACGCGCAGTACGTCGGCCACTCACAGGGTCAACACTCACCTCAGAATCTGAACCAATCGCTACCTGGCCAGCACCAAACAGGCCATATCCAgcaacatcaacagcagcagcaacgaCAGCCAAATGTCGCGCAGCAGTATGCAAACTCAGCTGCATACATGCACGCGCAGTATCAGCAGTCGCCACAGCAGTCCATCTACTACCAGAATGCAATGAACAGTGGTAATGCTGCACAGCAACAAGCGGCCATGAACCAGTACGCCCAGGCGATTCCAGCTGACTTCGGATACATGCAATCAACCCAACAGGGACAACAACCAACAGGGAACAACCCCAATTACaaccaacagcagttcTCCGAACTGATGTACAACTCGTTCCTGTCCCAGTTATCGCAAAAGCAACCGCAGGCAAGTTCTGTGCAGGGACAGCAAGGCCAAGGACAGCACGGGCAACAGAACCAGAGCCCaccgcaacagcagcagcagcaacatcaGCAATCGCAGCAGCAAATGGGGATGGGTAACTCCCATCTGAACCCTGCTACCGCCGCCGCAGTggctgctgccgctgcagCTGGTACAAGCCCTGCCTTTATGAGTCCTAGCGTTCAGCGGTACTACCAGAACAGCATGGGTAACTACGGATCCATGATGGACACAACTGGGAtgtctctgttgcaacagcagcaatatcagcagcagcaacaacaacatcaacagcaacagcaccaccaacaggcacagcagcaacgtCAACAAGcgctgttgcaacagcaacagatgAGACTGTCGCCAGAGGCGCAACAACAGGAACTGGTGCAGCAGACTAGTGGGCGTGgccaccaccagcagcaggcgAATCGTCGCGGCCATGGACAACAGAAGACGATGCAGTTGCATCCGGGGAAGGCGATTAAGAAACTGTCGACCACTCAAAGCAGAATCgaaaagaggaagcagttgaagaaacaaggTCCAAAGAGACCCTCTTCTGCGTACTTCCTGTTCTCTATGTCTATTAGAAACGACTTATTGCAACAGTACCCTGACGCCAAAGTTCCTGAACTTTCAAAGCTTGCTTCTGCTAGATGGAAGGAACTAACGGATGATCAAAAAAAACCCTTTTACGATGAATTCAGAACCAACTGGGATAAGTACCGCGTTTTGAGGGATGAGTACGAAAATACACTCCCACCTAAAAGACCATCCGGTCCGTTTATCCAGTTCACGCAAGAGATAAGACCGACTATCGTAAAGGAGAACCCAGAAAAGAACTTGATCGAGATAACGAAACTGATAGGTGAAAGATGGAGGAGTTTGGATCCTGTGGAAAAGACAAGATACACAGATACGTACAAGCTGAAACTGAAAGAATGGGAAAAATGCTACCCAACGGATGGCGATGCAATGCCCGTCACGTTTTCACCAACGCAGAACATGACTCTTCAGGCAGCAACGGATCTTAACGTAGATGAATCTAATGACACCAAAAACCCTTTAGTCAGCTCAGCAATGAAAAGCCTGGCGGACCTACCAACGCCAAACACGAATTCCGGTTCAGGCGTCACAAGCCCCTCCCATGTGCAACTAAGTCACCAGATGGGCGACCCAGATTTGGGCTCAAAGGGAAGTTCTGCCTCGCCGGTATCTGACCAAGTGGACGGAACTAACTCGGGCAATTCTATGGAACACACAGGTGGGGACACGTTATCGCCAGGCGCAGCTGATCATCAACTTTCGATGAATCGAGAGCCTGACCTTAAAACGGAATAA
- the KNAG0A07070 gene encoding ribose-phosphate diphosphokinase (similar to Saccharomyces cerevisiae PRS3 (YHL011C); ancestral locus Anc_2.543) — protein sequence MANNSIKLLAPDVHRGLAELVSKRLGVPLTDCKIIRDPTGEVSFSIGESVRDQDIFIITQIGSGVVNDRVLELLIMINASKTASARRITAIIPNFPYARQDRKDKSRAPITAKLMADMLTTAGCDHVITMDLHASQIQGFFDVPVDNLYAEPSVVRYIKENVKYDEAIIISPDAGGAKRAAGLADRLDLNFALIHKERARANEVSRMVLVGDVTGKICIIVDDMADTCGTLAKAAEILLENRAQSVIAIVTHGVLSGNAINNINNSKLDRVVCTNTVPFEDKMKLCPKLDVIDISGVLAESIRRLHNGESISYLFKHYPL from the coding sequence ATGGCTAACAATTCTATTAAATTATTAGCCCCAGATGTGCACAGAGGGTTGGCCGAACTGGTCTCCAAACGGTTGGGTGTGCCACTGACCGACTGTAAAATAATAAGAGACCCCACTGGGGAAGTTTCCTTTTCTATTGGGGAGTCTGTCAGAGATCAAGATATCTTCATTATCACCCAGATTGGCTCTGGCGTGGTAAACGATCGTGTTTTGGAGTTGCTGATTATGATCAATGCTTCCAAAACCGCATCAGCAAGGAGAATCACAGCTATCATTCCAAACTTCCCTTACGCTAGACAGGACAGAAAGGACAAATCCCGTGCTCCTATCACTGCTAAACTGATGGCTGACATGCTAACTACAGCTGGGTGCGATCATGTCATTACCATGGACCTGCACGCTTCTCAAATCCAAGGGTTCTTTGACGTTCCTGTTGACAACTTGTATGCCGAACCAAGTGTGGTTCGTTATATCAAGGAAAATGTGAAGTACGATGAGGCTATCATCATTTCTCCCGATGCCGGTGGGGCTAAGCGTGCTGCTGGCCTGGCTGATCGTTTGGATCTAAATTTTGCTTTAATCCACAAGGAGCGTGCTAGAGCCAACGAGGTTTCTCGTATGGTGCTTGTTGGTGATGTGACCGGAAAAATCTGTATTATTGTGGATGATATGGCTGATACATGTGGTACATTGGCCAAAGCCGCCGAAATATTATTGGAAAACCGCGCCCAGTCGGTTATTGCCATAGTGACTCATGGTGTCCTATCTGGTAATGccatcaacaacatcaacaactctAAGTTGGACAGAGTGGTCTGTACAAATACCGTGCCCTTCGAAGATAAGATGAAGTTGTGTCCAAAATTAGACGTCATCGATATATCTGGTGTCTTGGCAGAGAGTATCCGCCGTTTACACAACGGTGAGAGTATCTCCTACCTTTTCAAGCATTATCCACTCTAG